In Equus caballus isolate H_3958 breed thoroughbred chromosome 7, TB-T2T, whole genome shotgun sequence, one DNA window encodes the following:
- the CYB5R2 gene encoding NADH-cytochrome b5 reductase 2 isoform X3, protein MFGVSLRDPSLLLAITVIGVTVLLFTLKSMNSRRRRLITLQNPETKYPLPLIEKEQISHNTRRFRFGLPSPDHVLGLPVGNYVHLLATIDGVMVVRAYTPVSSDDDRGFVDLIIKIYFKNVHPNYPEGGKMTQYLENMKIGDTIFFRGPTGRLFYHGLGKFSIRPQKTCETEKKLAHHLGMIAGGTGITPMLQLIRHITKNPSDTTTMSLIFANQTEEDILVRKELEEVARTHPDQFKLWYTLDRPPVGWKYSSGFITADMIKEHLPPPGKSTFILVCGPLALIQTAAHPNLETLGYTKDRIFTY, encoded by the exons ATGTTCGGCGTCTCGTTGCGG GACCCATCCCTGCTCCTTGCCATCACCGTTATCGGGGTTACAGTGCTCCTGTTCACCCTGAAGAGCATGAACTCAAGAAGGAGACGTCTTATCACCTTACAGAACCCTGAAACCAAGTACCCACTGCCCTTGATTGAGAAGGAG cAAATCAGTCACAACACCCGGAGGTTCCGCTTTGGACTGCCCTCGCCAGATCACGTCTTAGGGCTTCCTGTAG GTAACTATGTCCATCTCTTAGCCACAATTGATGGTGTTATGGTGGTCAGGGCTTATACGCCTGTGTCCAGTGATGATGATCGAGGCTTTGTGGACTTAATTATAAAG ATCTACTTCAAAAACGTACACCCCAATTATCCAGAAGGGGGGAAGATGACGCAGTACTTGGAGAACATGAAAATTGGAGACACCATCTTTTTTCGAGGGCCAACTGGGCGCCTGTTCTATCATGGGCTAG GGAAGTTTTCAATCAGACCACAGAAAACATGTGAGACTGAAAAAAAGCTGGCCCATCACCTGGGAATGATTGCTGGGGGCACAG GGATTACCCCCATGCTGCAGCTCATTCGCCACATCACCAAGAACCCCAGTGACACGACCACGATGTCCCTCATCTTTGCCAACCAG ACAGAGGAGGATATCTTGGTGAGGAAGGAGCTTGAAGAAGTTGCCAGAACTCATCCAGACCAGTTCAAACTGTGGTACACCCTGGATAGGCCTCCAGTTG GCTGGAAGTACAGCTCAGGCTTCATTACTGCTGACATGATCAAGGAAcacctccctcctcctgggaAGTCAACGTTCATCCTGGTGTGTGGGCCTCTAGCCCTGATCCAGACAGCTGCTCACCCTAACCTGGAGACACTGGGTTATACCAAGGACAGGATTTTCACCTACTAG
- the CYB5R2 gene encoding NADH-cytochrome b5 reductase 2 isoform X1 encodes MSRGAKDPSLLLAITVIGVTVLLFTLKSMNSRRRRLITLQNPETKYPLPLIEKEQISHNTRRFRFGLPSPDHVLGLPVGNYVHLLATIDGVMVVRAYTPVSSDDDRGFVDLIIKIYFKNVHPNYPEGGKMTQYLENMKIGDTIFFRGPTGRLFYHGLGKFSIRPQKTCETEKKLAHHLGMIAGGTGITPMLQLIRHITKNPSDTTTMSLIFANQTEEDILVRKELEEVARTHPDQFKLWYTLDRPPVGWKYSSGFITADMIKEHLPPPGKSTFILVCGPLALIQTAAHPNLETLGYTKDRIFTY; translated from the exons ATGTCCCGAGGCGCTAAG GACCCATCCCTGCTCCTTGCCATCACCGTTATCGGGGTTACAGTGCTCCTGTTCACCCTGAAGAGCATGAACTCAAGAAGGAGACGTCTTATCACCTTACAGAACCCTGAAACCAAGTACCCACTGCCCTTGATTGAGAAGGAG cAAATCAGTCACAACACCCGGAGGTTCCGCTTTGGACTGCCCTCGCCAGATCACGTCTTAGGGCTTCCTGTAG GTAACTATGTCCATCTCTTAGCCACAATTGATGGTGTTATGGTGGTCAGGGCTTATACGCCTGTGTCCAGTGATGATGATCGAGGCTTTGTGGACTTAATTATAAAG ATCTACTTCAAAAACGTACACCCCAATTATCCAGAAGGGGGGAAGATGACGCAGTACTTGGAGAACATGAAAATTGGAGACACCATCTTTTTTCGAGGGCCAACTGGGCGCCTGTTCTATCATGGGCTAG GGAAGTTTTCAATCAGACCACAGAAAACATGTGAGACTGAAAAAAAGCTGGCCCATCACCTGGGAATGATTGCTGGGGGCACAG GGATTACCCCCATGCTGCAGCTCATTCGCCACATCACCAAGAACCCCAGTGACACGACCACGATGTCCCTCATCTTTGCCAACCAG ACAGAGGAGGATATCTTGGTGAGGAAGGAGCTTGAAGAAGTTGCCAGAACTCATCCAGACCAGTTCAAACTGTGGTACACCCTGGATAGGCCTCCAGTTG GCTGGAAGTACAGCTCAGGCTTCATTACTGCTGACATGATCAAGGAAcacctccctcctcctgggaAGTCAACGTTCATCCTGGTGTGTGGGCCTCTAGCCCTGATCCAGACAGCTGCTCACCCTAACCTGGAGACACTGGGTTATACCAAGGACAGGATTTTCACCTACTAG
- the CYB5R2 gene encoding NADH-cytochrome b5 reductase 2 isoform X2: protein MNSRRRRLITLQNPETKYPLPLIEKEQISHNTRRFRFGLPSPDHVLGLPVGNYVHLLATIDGVMVVRAYTPVSSDDDRGFVDLIIKIYFKNVHPNYPEGGKMTQYLENMKIGDTIFFRGPTGRLFYHGLGKFSIRPQKTCETEKKLAHHLGMIAGGTGITPMLQLIRHITKNPSDTTTMSLIFANQTEEDILVRKELEEVARTHPDQFKLWYTLDRPPVGWKYSSGFITADMIKEHLPPPGKSTFILVCGPLALIQTAAHPNLETLGYTKDRIFTY from the exons ATGAACTCAAGAAGGAGACGTCTTATCACCTTACAGAACCCTGAAACCAAGTACCCACTGCCCTTGATTGAGAAGGAG cAAATCAGTCACAACACCCGGAGGTTCCGCTTTGGACTGCCCTCGCCAGATCACGTCTTAGGGCTTCCTGTAG GTAACTATGTCCATCTCTTAGCCACAATTGATGGTGTTATGGTGGTCAGGGCTTATACGCCTGTGTCCAGTGATGATGATCGAGGCTTTGTGGACTTAATTATAAAG ATCTACTTCAAAAACGTACACCCCAATTATCCAGAAGGGGGGAAGATGACGCAGTACTTGGAGAACATGAAAATTGGAGACACCATCTTTTTTCGAGGGCCAACTGGGCGCCTGTTCTATCATGGGCTAG GGAAGTTTTCAATCAGACCACAGAAAACATGTGAGACTGAAAAAAAGCTGGCCCATCACCTGGGAATGATTGCTGGGGGCACAG GGATTACCCCCATGCTGCAGCTCATTCGCCACATCACCAAGAACCCCAGTGACACGACCACGATGTCCCTCATCTTTGCCAACCAG ACAGAGGAGGATATCTTGGTGAGGAAGGAGCTTGAAGAAGTTGCCAGAACTCATCCAGACCAGTTCAAACTGTGGTACACCCTGGATAGGCCTCCAGTTG GCTGGAAGTACAGCTCAGGCTTCATTACTGCTGACATGATCAAGGAAcacctccctcctcctgggaAGTCAACGTTCATCCTGGTGTGTGGGCCTCTAGCCCTGATCCAGACAGCTGCTCACCCTAACCTGGAGACACTGGGTTATACCAAGGACAGGATTTTCACCTACTAG